The Streptomyces sp. CC0208 genome window below encodes:
- a CDS encoding phosphotriesterase: protein MVSAGTVRTVAGDVPAGQLGVCDAHDHLFFGSPQLPGQELRSLSAARAELAAFAELGGGTVVQWTPYGLGRRAADLPALSRETGVRIVAATGLHQAVHYEDATLAGLRGRLAEVFVAELTEGIGTSGVRAGLIKVAGGFHALDAHARWTMTAAAEAHHATGAPIAVHLELGTGALDVLDLLCGELGVPPQRVILGHLNRSPDFTVHLQAAASGCYLAFDGPSRANHATDWRMPDAVRALAEAGHGDRLLLGGDTTTAAARSVNGGPGMPYLLRRVGPRLVVELGEELVGHILVDNPGRALAVEWSRP, encoded by the coding sequence GTGGTGAGCGCGGGCACGGTGCGTACCGTGGCCGGTGACGTTCCCGCCGGGCAGCTCGGTGTGTGCGACGCCCACGACCATCTGTTCTTCGGCAGTCCCCAGCTGCCCGGGCAGGAGCTGCGGAGCCTTTCGGCGGCGCGGGCCGAGCTGGCGGCGTTCGCCGAGCTGGGTGGTGGCACCGTGGTGCAGTGGACGCCGTACGGGCTGGGGCGGCGGGCCGCCGATCTGCCCGCGCTGTCCCGGGAGACCGGGGTGCGGATCGTCGCCGCGACCGGGCTGCACCAGGCCGTCCACTACGAGGACGCGACCCTCGCCGGACTGCGCGGTCGTCTCGCCGAGGTGTTCGTCGCCGAACTCACCGAGGGCATCGGCACGTCCGGCGTCCGCGCCGGGCTGATCAAGGTGGCCGGCGGCTTTCACGCGCTCGACGCGCACGCCCGTTGGACGATGACCGCCGCGGCCGAGGCCCACCACGCGACGGGGGCGCCGATCGCCGTCCACCTGGAGCTGGGGACGGGCGCGCTGGACGTACTGGACCTGCTGTGCGGAGAGTTGGGGGTGCCGCCGCAGCGGGTGATCCTCGGCCACCTCAACCGCTCCCCCGACTTCACCGTTCACCTCCAGGCCGCGGCATCGGGCTGCTATCTCGCCTTCGACGGGCCCTCGCGCGCCAACCACGCCACGGACTGGCGCATGCCGGACGCGGTACGGGCCCTGGCCGAGGCGGGCCACGGGGATCGTCTGCTCCTGGGCGGTGACACCACGACCGCGGCCGCCCGGTCCGTCAACGGTGGCCCCGGGATGCCGTATCTGCTGCGCCGGGTGGGTCCGCGGCTCGTGGTGGAGCTGGGTGAGGAACTGGTGGGGCACATCCTCGTCGACAACCCTGGCCGGGCCCTGGCCGTGGAGTGGAGTCGGCCTTGA
- a CDS encoding cupin domain-containing protein, translating into MQITRQRPGTAQGAAENFTGTVWLDEIAAPAAPSRLRMFNVHFAPGAHTAWHRHPHGQVLHVLEGEGLVQRRGAPVEAIRAGDTVWIEPGEWHWHGAGPRTFMTHLAVVEAAEDGTTADWDAHVAPEDYPA; encoded by the coding sequence ATGCAGATCACCCGACAGCGACCCGGGACCGCGCAGGGGGCGGCGGAGAACTTCACCGGGACGGTGTGGCTCGACGAGATAGCCGCACCCGCCGCCCCGTCCCGGCTGCGGATGTTCAACGTCCACTTCGCGCCCGGCGCGCACACCGCGTGGCACCGCCATCCGCACGGCCAGGTGCTCCATGTCCTGGAGGGCGAGGGGCTGGTGCAGCGCAGGGGTGCTCCCGTCGAGGCGATCCGCGCGGGTGACACGGTGTGGATCGAGCCGGGCGAGTGGCACTGGCACGGGGCCGGGCCACGCACCTTCATGACCCATCTCGCGGTGGTCGAGGCCGCGGAGGACGGCACGACAGCCGACTGGGACGCGCATGTCGCTCCCGAGGACTACCCCGCCTGA
- a CDS encoding ROK family protein, protein MSGKADPRPAGEGTTSRARLDRGRGALGPALELVHTGRAPTRAVLTAELGVTRATAGAVAAELEALGLIRVDARPTAAAGSQGRPSHRLAVAEDGPVVLAAQVHADGFRAALVGLGGRIVATAPGCETVDADPAKVLGSVVEAGADLLRTTGRRCVGAGLAVPSAVAEPDGLALNPLHLAWPAGAPVRRIFDECVRAAGITGAAFAGNDVNLAALAEHRHGAGRGARDLLCVATGHRGVGGALVLDGRLHTGSSGLALEVGHLTVNPEGRPCHCGSRGCLDVEADPLALLTAAGLEPGPEQSLLRQADDLVRDHYDDPAVRTAAESLIDRLGLGLAGLVNILNPDRIILGGLHRTLLDADPGRLRAVVADRSLWGQSGGVPILACTLDHNSLVGAAELAWQPVLDDPLGALTRG, encoded by the coding sequence ATGAGCGGCAAGGCGGACCCCCGGCCGGCGGGGGAAGGGACCACCTCGAGGGCGCGGCTGGACCGGGGGCGCGGTGCGCTCGGGCCCGCGCTGGAGCTCGTGCACACCGGGCGCGCGCCCACCCGGGCCGTGCTCACCGCCGAACTCGGGGTGACTCGGGCGACGGCCGGCGCGGTCGCCGCGGAACTGGAGGCGCTCGGGCTGATCCGGGTCGATGCCCGGCCCACCGCGGCCGCCGGTTCGCAGGGCAGGCCCTCGCACCGGCTCGCGGTCGCCGAGGACGGTCCCGTCGTACTGGCCGCGCAGGTGCACGCCGACGGCTTCCGGGCCGCCCTGGTCGGTCTGGGCGGCCGTATCGTCGCCACCGCGCCCGGCTGCGAGACCGTCGACGCCGACCCGGCGAAGGTCCTCGGCTCCGTCGTGGAGGCGGGCGCCGACCTGCTGCGCACGACCGGCCGGCGCTGCGTGGGCGCCGGACTCGCCGTGCCGTCCGCGGTCGCCGAACCCGACGGGCTCGCCCTCAACCCCCTGCACCTCGCGTGGCCCGCGGGCGCCCCCGTCCGCCGTATCTTCGACGAGTGCGTGCGCGCCGCCGGCATCACCGGGGCGGCCTTCGCGGGCAACGACGTCAACCTCGCCGCGCTCGCCGAGCACCGGCACGGCGCGGGCCGCGGCGCCCGTGACCTGCTGTGCGTGGCGACCGGACACCGGGGTGTGGGCGGCGCGCTGGTGCTCGACGGGCGTCTGCACACGGGCAGTTCGGGACTGGCCCTGGAAGTCGGCCACCTCACCGTGAACCCCGAGGGCCGCCCCTGCCACTGCGGCAGCCGCGGCTGCCTGGACGTCGAGGCCGACCCGCTGGCCCTGCTCACGGCCGCCGGACTCGAGCCCGGCCCCGAACAGTCCCTGCTCCGGCAGGCCGACGACCTCGTCCGCGACCACTACGACGACCCCGCCGTCCGTACGGCGGCCGAGTCGCTGATCGACCGCCTGGGCCTGGGACTCGCCGGTCTGGTCAACATCCTCAACCCGGACCGGATCATCCTCGGCGGCCTCCACCGCACCCTCCTGGACGCCGACCCCGGGCGCCTGCGCGCGGTCGTCGCCGACCGCAGCCTGTGGGGACAGAGCGGCGGTGTCCCCATCCTGGCCTGCACCCTGGACCACAACAGCCTTGTCGGAGCGGCGGAGTTGGCGTGGCAGCCGGTGCTGGACGATCCGCTGGGGGCACTGACCCGTGGCTGA
- a CDS encoding NUDIX hydrolase, whose amino-acid sequence MAELLEAGGLRLVEVASPVVPAEARTAMDREWDTAVLANPALFDGPVAVCAGLSRETPDTLLVSWSRATYRYFALRRVPGATVLRSLFVSIVQPTEDGRVLVGRMSSSTAAPGRWQFPGGSVEPPAGDEPLDEHALRRHAAVELAEETGVDLPAADLTRCLVTHGEDGQIGVHYLAPPLPAPLLHERFEALVAAETVRGRAPEFDRIALVGSPAELPDLAGPHVVYLEPVVRWAARRVGS is encoded by the coding sequence GTGGCTGAACTGCTGGAAGCCGGGGGGCTGCGCCTGGTCGAGGTGGCGTCCCCGGTGGTCCCGGCCGAGGCACGGACAGCCATGGACCGCGAGTGGGACACCGCGGTCCTGGCCAACCCGGCCCTCTTCGACGGTCCCGTGGCGGTCTGCGCGGGACTGTCCCGGGAAACCCCGGACACCCTGCTCGTCTCCTGGTCCCGCGCCACCTACCGCTACTTCGCCCTGCGCCGCGTCCCGGGCGCCACCGTCCTGCGGTCCCTGTTCGTGAGCATCGTGCAGCCGACCGAGGACGGACGGGTACTGGTGGGCCGTATGTCCTCGTCCACCGCCGCGCCCGGCCGCTGGCAGTTCCCCGGCGGATCGGTGGAACCACCCGCAGGTGACGAGCCGCTCGACGAGCACGCGCTGCGCCGCCACGCGGCGGTGGAGCTGGCCGAGGAGACGGGCGTGGACCTCCCGGCCGCCGACCTCACCCGCTGCCTGGTCACCCACGGCGAGGACGGACAGATCGGCGTCCACTACCTGGCGCCGCCCCTGCCCGCGCCCCTGCTCCACGAGCGGTTCGAGGCACTCGTGGCCGCCGAGACGGTACGAGGGCGCGCCCCGGAGTTCGACCGGATCGCCCTCGTCGGCTCACCGGCCGAACTGCCGGACCTCGCCGGTCCGCACGTCGTCTACCTGGAACCCGTCGTCCGCTGGGCGGCCCGCCGAGTAGGCTCGTGA
- a CDS encoding methyltransferase: protein MTTPWGELALTRFPEDPRDRLRAWDASDEYLLRHLADEQVALSGTVVVVGDRWGALVTALAAHRPVQITDSFLSQEATRANLGRAGVEPGTVRLLTTQDPPPGRVDVLLVRVPKSLALLEDQLLRLAPAVHEGTVVVGTGMVKEIHTSTLQLFERILGPTRTSLAEKKARLIFCAPEPSLVRPENPWPYGYTLPDGIGAASGRPVVNHAGVFCADRLDIGTRFFLQHLPDSRGSQRVVDLGCGNGIVGTAVALANREAEVLFVDESFQAVASAEGTYKANGVPGHAEFRVGDGLAGVPKDSVDLVLNNPPFHSHQATTDATAWRMFADARRTLRPGGELWVIGNRHLGYHVKLRKLFGNSQLVASDPKFVVLKAVRRSSD from the coding sequence ATGACGACGCCCTGGGGCGAGCTCGCCCTCACCCGCTTCCCCGAGGACCCGCGCGACCGGCTGCGTGCCTGGGACGCCTCCGACGAGTATCTGCTGAGGCATCTCGCGGACGAGCAGGTGGCGCTGTCCGGCACCGTCGTCGTGGTCGGGGACCGCTGGGGCGCCCTGGTCACCGCGCTGGCGGCGCACCGGCCGGTGCAGATCACCGACTCCTTCCTCAGCCAGGAGGCGACCCGGGCCAACCTCGGACGGGCCGGCGTCGAACCCGGCACCGTGCGGCTGCTCACCACACAGGACCCGCCGCCCGGCCGGGTCGACGTCCTGCTGGTGCGCGTGCCGAAGAGCCTGGCCCTGCTGGAGGACCAGCTGCTGCGGCTGGCGCCCGCGGTGCACGAGGGCACGGTCGTCGTCGGCACCGGCATGGTGAAGGAGATCCACACCTCCACGCTCCAGCTGTTCGAGCGGATCCTCGGCCCGACCCGCACCTCGCTCGCCGAGAAGAAGGCCCGGCTGATCTTCTGCGCGCCGGAGCCGTCGCTCGTACGGCCCGAGAATCCCTGGCCGTACGGCTACACGCTCCCGGACGGCATCGGTGCCGCCTCCGGACGGCCCGTCGTCAACCACGCGGGCGTCTTCTGCGCGGACCGGCTCGACATCGGCACCCGGTTCTTCCTCCAGCACCTCCCGGACAGCCGCGGCTCCCAGCGGGTCGTGGACCTGGGCTGCGGCAACGGGATCGTCGGTACGGCGGTGGCTCTGGCCAACCGCGAGGCCGAGGTGCTGTTCGTCGACGAGTCCTTCCAGGCCGTGGCCTCGGCGGAGGGGACGTACAAGGCGAACGGGGTGCCGGGGCACGCGGAGTTCCGGGTCGGGGACGGTCTGGCGGGCGTTCCGAAGGACAGCGTCGACCTCGTGCTCAACAACCCGCCGTTCCACTCCCACCAGGCCACGACCGACGCGACGGCCTGGCGGATGTTCGCCGATGCGCGCAGGACGCTACGGCCCGGCGGTGAGCTGTGGGTGATCGGGAACCGGCACCTCGGGTACCACGTGAAGCTGCGGAAGCTGTTCGGAAACAGCCAACTGGTGGCCAGTGACCCCAAGTTCGTGGTGCTCAAGGCGGTAAGAAGGTCGAGTGACTGA
- a CDS encoding TetR/AcrR family transcriptional regulator produces MYSDGMSTSDRLIESTRELLWERGYVGTSPKAILERAGAGQGSMYHHFKGKPDLALAAIRRTAEELRASAEGALGGPGTPYERIEAYLRRERDVLRGCPIGRLTMDPDVVASDELRAPVDETIDWIRERIAGIVEEGKEQGQFAATLDGEEIAATVLATVQGGYVLARASGSPAAFDTGVRGLLSLLAPHSS; encoded by the coding sequence ATGTACAGTGACGGCATGAGCACTTCGGACCGACTGATCGAGTCCACCCGTGAGCTGCTGTGGGAGCGCGGCTATGTGGGGACCAGCCCCAAGGCCATCCTGGAGCGCGCCGGCGCCGGACAGGGCAGTATGTACCACCACTTCAAGGGCAAGCCCGACCTCGCCCTGGCCGCGATCCGAAGGACCGCCGAGGAACTGCGCGCCTCCGCGGAGGGAGCGCTCGGCGGGCCCGGCACGCCGTACGAGCGCATCGAGGCGTACCTGCGGCGTGAGCGTGACGTGCTGCGCGGCTGCCCGATCGGCCGGCTCACGATGGATCCGGACGTCGTCGCCAGCGACGAACTGCGCGCGCCGGTCGACGAGACGATCGACTGGATCCGTGAGCGCATCGCCGGGATCGTCGAAGAGGGCAAGGAACAGGGCCAGTTCGCGGCCACGCTGGACGGCGAGGAGATCGCGGCGACCGTGCTCGCGACGGTCCAGGGCGGCTATGTCCTCGCCCGCGCGTCCGGCTCGCCCGCCGCGTTCGACACCGGCGTGCGGGGCCTGCTCTCGCTGCTCGCACCCCACTCGTCGTAA
- a CDS encoding class I SAM-dependent methyltransferase: MTDSSTRDFYDSLAPDYHRIFADWDASIAHQAGALGALLGPGPHRVLDCSCGIGTQAIGLALAGHQVVGSDLSPVAATRAAAEAAARGARLPTAAADMRRLPFVSSVFDVVVCADNSMAHLLTAPDVAAALADMRRVLRDGGLLLLPLRDYDEIRRTRPGAAPPQVSESSDGRVITFQLWHWHEDGERYDQEYFQLRPGGGDDWAVRVRRTTSWALTRAQLTEFVAAAGFVDLRWHDPVSSGFYQPVLTARAAG, encoded by the coding sequence GTGACTGATTCCTCGACGCGGGACTTTTACGACTCGCTGGCTCCGGACTACCACCGGATCTTCGCGGACTGGGACGCGAGCATCGCCCATCAGGCGGGGGCACTGGGCGCCCTCCTCGGGCCGGGCCCGCACCGGGTTCTGGACTGCTCGTGCGGGATCGGGACCCAGGCGATCGGGCTGGCGCTGGCCGGGCACCAGGTCGTCGGCAGCGATCTCAGTCCCGTCGCGGCCACGCGCGCCGCAGCGGAGGCGGCGGCGCGCGGCGCCCGGCTGCCGACGGCCGCCGCGGACATGCGGCGGCTGCCGTTCGTGTCGTCCGTCTTCGACGTGGTCGTCTGCGCCGACAACTCCATGGCTCATCTGCTGACGGCCCCCGATGTGGCGGCCGCGCTGGCGGACATGCGGCGGGTGCTGCGGGACGGGGGGCTGCTGCTGCTCCCCCTCAGGGACTACGACGAGATCCGCCGGACCAGGCCCGGGGCCGCGCCTCCACAGGTCTCCGAGAGCTCCGACGGCCGGGTGATCACCTTCCAGCTGTGGCACTGGCACGAGGACGGCGAGCGCTACGACCAGGAGTACTTCCAGCTGAGGCCCGGCGGCGGGGACGACTGGGCCGTCCGTGTCCGTCGTACGACCTCCTGGGCGCTGACGCGTGCGCAGTTGACGGAGTTCGTGGCCGCGGCCGGTTTCGTCGACCTGCGGTGGCACGATCCGGTGTCCAGCGGGTTCTACCAGCCCGTCCTCACCGCCCGAGCAGCCGGATGA
- a CDS encoding SMI1/KNR4 family protein, translated as MIETTEGDRAFPPALAELAGVEFDYDDGEGVDFEPYDAFDSAEETTDWLRHWTGNHELDGDAYRVFGQDGTGGLAALWRVRPGRPLVEQPVVFLGSEGERGVVAANLSDFLWVLADGLGPMEVVEHEEYEARPNPALAELAERHATTPRRTTRDIVTAARSQFPTFSEDIDALCR; from the coding sequence ATGATCGAGACGACCGAGGGCGACCGCGCCTTTCCGCCCGCACTGGCCGAGCTGGCCGGCGTGGAGTTCGACTACGACGACGGCGAGGGCGTCGACTTCGAGCCGTACGACGCCTTCGACTCCGCCGAGGAGACCACCGACTGGCTGCGCCACTGGACCGGCAACCACGAACTGGACGGCGACGCCTACCGGGTCTTCGGACAGGACGGCACCGGTGGCCTCGCCGCCCTGTGGCGCGTGCGACCGGGGCGGCCCCTCGTCGAACAGCCCGTGGTGTTCCTGGGCTCGGAGGGCGAGCGCGGTGTGGTCGCGGCCAACCTGTCCGACTTCCTGTGGGTGCTGGCCGACGGCCTGGGGCCGATGGAGGTCGTGGAGCACGAGGAGTACGAAGCCCGCCCGAACCCGGCGCTGGCCGAACTCGCCGAGCGCCACGCGACCACCCCGCGCCGGACCACCCGCGACATCGTCACAGCCGCCCGGTCCCAGTTCCCGACGTTCTCCGAGGACATCGACGCCCTCTGCCGGTGA
- a CDS encoding SHOCT domain-containing protein, producing the protein MQTLANWDGGPGPWILFFPLIWAAVVLGVVTVLRRTLWRGRRGPWRAMADTGPSADSPIAMLGRRFASGEIDEDEYWRRLSVLDEQFGRAAGKGGAA; encoded by the coding sequence ATGCAGACTCTCGCGAACTGGGACGGCGGACCGGGCCCGTGGATCCTCTTCTTCCCGCTGATCTGGGCGGCCGTCGTGCTCGGCGTCGTCACCGTCCTGCGCCGCACTCTCTGGCGCGGCCGCCGCGGGCCGTGGCGTGCCATGGCCGACACCGGCCCCTCCGCCGACTCGCCGATCGCCATGCTCGGCCGCCGCTTCGCCTCCGGCGAGATCGACGAGGACGAGTACTGGCGCCGACTGTCCGTCCTGGACGAGCAGTTCGGCCGCGCGGCGGGCAAGGGCGGTGCGGCATGA
- a CDS encoding class II fructose-bisphosphate aldolase, producing the protein MPLATTGELVTRAATARSAVAAFNVITLEHVEAVIAGAESLDTPVVLQVSENAVKFRQGRLHPLARAAVTAAERAAVPVALHLDHVQSDDLLRQAADAGFGSVMYDAAHLPYAENLAATRAAADWAHSQGLWIEAELGEVGGKQGRPPLDAHAPGARTDPAEARAFVTDSGVDALAVAIGSAHAMTERTATLDHDLLKRLATTLDVPLVLHGSSGVRDEELTAAVAGGIAKVNVGTALNVAMTGAIREYLAAHPEAVDPRTYLSAGRDAMVEAARRIIRLLGR; encoded by the coding sequence GTGCCCCTGGCCACCACCGGCGAGCTCGTCACCCGGGCCGCCACCGCCCGCTCCGCCGTCGCCGCCTTCAACGTCATCACCCTGGAACACGTCGAGGCCGTCATCGCCGGCGCCGAGTCCCTGGACACGCCCGTCGTCCTCCAAGTCAGCGAGAACGCCGTCAAGTTCCGCCAGGGCCGCCTCCACCCGCTGGCCCGCGCCGCCGTCACCGCGGCCGAACGGGCCGCCGTACCGGTCGCGTTGCATCTCGACCACGTCCAGAGCGACGACCTGCTCCGCCAGGCGGCCGACGCCGGCTTCGGCTCCGTGATGTACGACGCGGCCCACCTGCCCTACGCCGAGAACCTCGCCGCGACCCGGGCCGCGGCCGACTGGGCACACTCCCAAGGACTGTGGATCGAGGCCGAGTTGGGGGAGGTGGGCGGTAAACAGGGCCGGCCTCCGCTGGACGCCCACGCCCCCGGCGCCCGCACCGACCCCGCCGAGGCGCGCGCCTTCGTCACCGATTCCGGTGTGGACGCCCTCGCCGTGGCCATCGGCAGCGCCCACGCGATGACCGAGCGCACCGCGACGCTCGACCACGACCTCCTCAAGCGTCTCGCCACCACCCTGGACGTCCCTCTCGTCCTGCACGGCTCCTCAGGAGTCCGCGACGAGGAACTCACCGCGGCCGTCGCGGGCGGTATCGCCAAGGTCAACGTCGGCACGGCGCTGAACGTCGCCATGACCGGCGCGATCCGGGAGTACCTGGCCGCTCACCCCGAAGCGGTGGACCCGCGCACGTACCTGAGTGCCGGGCGGGACGCCATGGTCGAGGCGGCCCGGCGGATCATCCGGCTGCTCGGGCGGTGA
- a CDS encoding alpha-ketoglutarate-dependent dioxygenase AlkB, with protein MEAELFPRARTEVAPGAVHVPDWLAPARQRELLEACREWARPPAGLRTVRTPGGGTMTARQVCLGWHWYPYAYARTVVDGDGAPVKPFPHWLGELGRAAVRDALEAEASGYDIALINFYDQDARMGMHRDSDEKSDAPVVSLSLGDTCVFRFGNPETRTKPYTDVELRSGDLFVFGGPSRLAYHGVPRVHPGTAPPELGLTGRLNITLRVSGL; from the coding sequence ATGGAAGCCGAGCTGTTCCCCAGAGCGCGTACGGAGGTCGCGCCGGGCGCGGTGCACGTGCCGGACTGGCTGGCTCCGGCGCGGCAGCGCGAACTGCTGGAGGCCTGCCGGGAGTGGGCACGGCCGCCCGCCGGACTGCGCACGGTGCGCACCCCGGGCGGCGGCACGATGACCGCACGGCAGGTCTGCCTGGGCTGGCACTGGTACCCGTACGCCTACGCCCGCACGGTCGTCGACGGCGACGGGGCACCGGTGAAGCCCTTCCCGCACTGGCTGGGTGAGCTGGGCCGGGCAGCCGTGCGGGACGCGCTGGAGGCAGAGGCCTCCGGATACGACATCGCACTGATCAACTTCTACGACCAGGACGCCCGCATGGGCATGCACCGCGACAGCGACGAGAAGTCGGACGCCCCCGTGGTCTCCCTGAGCCTCGGCGACACCTGCGTCTTCCGGTTCGGCAACCCCGAGACCCGGACCAAGCCGTACACGGACGTCGAGCTGCGCAGCGGCGACCTGTTCGTGTTCGGCGGCCCGTCGAGACTCGCGTACCACGGGGTACCCCGGGTGCATCCTGGCACCGCGCCCCCGGAGTTGGGGCTGACGGGACGGCTGAACATCACGCTGCGGGTCAGCGGTCTCTAG
- a CDS encoding NAD(P)-dependent oxidoreductase encodes MRVVVIGGSGHIGTFLVPRLVRAGHEVINISRGSRTAYAEAPEWHHVRQVVADREQEDREGTFGDRVARLEPDAVIDLVCFTLDSATALVERLRGEAGHLVHCGSVWRHGPADKLPISEATGTPPVGEYGIQKDRIARMLKEETASGGLVTTSLHPGHIVGPGWHPIGPLGSLDPAVWYTLSAGQSLKVPGSGVELMHHVHADDVAQAFERAVEHRDAAAGEDFTIVAPTALNVRGYARIAAGWFGRTASLEPVTWEEFRSITAPEHAEASWEHLHRSQCLTIEKARTLLGYAPRYEPEAAVLESVRWLIGHEELKPAGPLVV; translated from the coding sequence ATGCGAGTCGTCGTCATCGGCGGTAGCGGGCACATCGGCACCTTCCTGGTCCCCCGACTGGTCCGCGCCGGCCATGAAGTCATCAACATCAGCCGTGGCAGCCGTACCGCCTACGCCGAGGCTCCCGAATGGCACCACGTGCGTCAGGTGGTCGCCGACCGGGAGCAGGAGGACCGCGAGGGGACCTTCGGCGACCGCGTGGCCCGGCTGGAGCCTGACGCCGTGATCGACCTCGTCTGCTTCACCCTGGACTCGGCCACCGCGCTGGTCGAGCGGCTGCGCGGCGAGGCCGGGCACCTGGTGCACTGCGGCAGCGTGTGGCGCCACGGCCCCGCCGACAAGCTGCCGATCTCCGAGGCCACGGGCACCCCGCCGGTCGGGGAGTACGGCATCCAGAAGGACCGGATCGCCCGGATGCTGAAGGAGGAGACCGCCTCCGGGGGCCTGGTGACCACGTCCCTGCACCCCGGGCACATCGTCGGCCCCGGCTGGCATCCGATCGGTCCGCTGGGGAGCCTCGATCCCGCGGTCTGGTACACGCTCTCGGCGGGACAGTCGTTGAAGGTGCCCGGCAGCGGTGTCGAGCTGATGCACCATGTGCACGCGGACGACGTGGCGCAGGCCTTCGAGCGGGCGGTCGAGCACCGGGACGCGGCGGCGGGCGAGGACTTCACCATCGTGGCCCCCACCGCGCTGAACGTGCGCGGGTACGCCCGTATCGCGGCCGGCTGGTTCGGTCGGACCGCGTCGCTGGAGCCGGTGACCTGGGAGGAGTTCCGCAGCATCACGGCCCCGGAACACGCCGAGGCGAGCTGGGAACATCTGCACCGCAGTCAGTGCCTCACCATCGAGAAGGCCAGGACCCTCCTCGGCTACGCCCCGCGCTACGAGCCGGAGGCCGCCGTACTGGAGTCGGTGCGTTGGCTGATCGGCCACGAGGAGCTGAAGCCGGCCGGACCGCTCGTCGTCTGA
- a CDS encoding DUF4865 family protein — MHAMQYELTLPADYDMDVIRARVARVGHLLDDWEGLGFKTYLLRERGVNGSPVNQYAPFYLWNTMEGMNAFLWGGAFQGLSNDFGRPSVRQWTGLSYEEGGTVGDPARWAVRRRQPVAEGVELAEVMADAVGETERLAGEDGAVCAAAAVDTARWELVHFSLWTHKSPKANGEMFEVLHVSAPGRERLGRGRQW; from the coding sequence GTGCACGCCATGCAGTACGAGCTCACCCTGCCCGCCGATTACGACATGGACGTCATCCGCGCCCGCGTGGCCCGGGTCGGGCATCTGCTGGACGACTGGGAGGGGCTCGGTTTCAAGACGTACCTGCTGCGCGAACGCGGGGTGAACGGCTCGCCCGTCAACCAGTACGCGCCCTTCTACCTGTGGAACACCATGGAGGGCATGAACGCCTTCCTGTGGGGAGGCGCTTTCCAGGGGTTGAGCAACGACTTCGGGCGGCCGTCGGTGCGCCAGTGGACCGGCCTGTCGTACGAGGAGGGCGGCACCGTCGGCGACCCCGCCCGGTGGGCCGTACGGCGGCGCCAACCGGTGGCCGAGGGCGTGGAGTTGGCTGAGGTGATGGCGGACGCGGTGGGTGAGACGGAGCGGCTGGCCGGGGAGGACGGCGCGGTGTGCGCGGCGGCCGCCGTGGACACGGCCCGCTGGGAGCTCGTCCACTTCTCGCTCTGGACGCACAAGTCGCCCAAGGCGAACGGCGAGATGTTCGAGGTGCTGCATGTGTCGGCACCGGGCCGGGAGCGGCTGGGGCGGGGACGGCAGTGGTGA
- a CDS encoding RpiB/LacA/LacB family sugar-phosphate isomerase — protein sequence MRISVSSDMDEPVARTLVDELRARGHEVVAYGALSPGADPQWAVCSEAAAREVAAGTADQAVVCCWTGTGASIAANKVPGVRAALCTDACTADGARRWNDANVLALSLRLTSAPLLKEILDAWFTAEASEDAEDRENVARVGRLDAGRA from the coding sequence ATGCGGATCTCCGTCTCCTCGGACATGGACGAGCCAGTGGCGCGCACCCTCGTCGACGAGCTGCGCGCGCGGGGCCACGAGGTGGTCGCGTACGGCGCCCTGAGCCCCGGCGCCGACCCGCAATGGGCCGTCTGCTCCGAGGCCGCGGCCCGTGAGGTCGCCGCGGGGACCGCGGACCAGGCCGTCGTGTGCTGCTGGACCGGCACCGGCGCCTCCATCGCCGCCAACAAGGTCCCCGGCGTACGGGCCGCCCTGTGCACGGACGCCTGCACCGCGGACGGCGCCCGCCGCTGGAACGACGCCAACGTCCTCGCCCTCAGCCTCCGCCTCACCTCCGCGCCGCTCCTCAAGGAGATCCTCGACGCCTGGTTCACCGCGGAGGCGAGCGAGGACGCCGAGGACCGGGAGAACGTGGCCCGGGTGGGGCGCCTGGACGCCGGCCGGGCCTAG